A window of Micromonospora eburnea genomic DNA:
ACCGCGTCGACACCACCGTCGAGGTCCTGCCCGCCAACCCCGGCAAGAGCCGCGACCTCCAGGCCGCCGAGCAGACCACCGTCGCCTACGTCGACGGCGTTCTGCGAATCCATGCCCCCGAGCCCCGGAACCAGCTCTTCGGTTCCTCCGGATCCCTGGAGGTCACCGTTCAGCTGCCCGCCGGCTCGCGGATCGAGGCCAGGGCCGCAAGCACCGAGCTCCGCGGTGTCGGCCGCCTTGGCGACGTCGCCTTCGAGGGCGCGTACCGCCAGATCAAGATCGACGAGGCGGCGAGCGTCCGGCTCACCGCGACCGACGGTGACGTCGAGGTTGGTCGGCTCAACGGCCCTGCGGAGATCAGCACCGCACGGGGCGACATCCGGATCGCCGAGGCCGTGCGCGGCACGGTCGTGCTTCGCACCCAGTCCGGCGACATCTCGGTCGTCGCCGCCGCCGGCGTCTCGGCCGCCCTGGACGCCGACACCGGCTACGGCCGCATCAGCAACGCCCTCAAGAACGATGGCACCGCCGAACTCGACATCCGCGCCACCACCGCCCACGGCGACATCACCGCCCGCAGCCTCTGACGAGACGGAACCGGACGGTCCGGCCGTGCCCACCGCGACCGAGATCCTGTCGGTCGTCGCCGACCGCACGGCCGGCCGTCTGCCGCGAGCCACCCGCCATCCACGTAACGCGACCAGGGGGAACCCCATGACGAAGAACAGCAGCAATTCGAAGTGGACCGGCATGGTGCCGATTGACGATACGGCTCTGGCGGTCACCGACACCGGCGGTCCCGGTATCCCCGTGGTCTACCTCAACGGCCAGTTTGCCACTCAGGGGTACTGGCGTCGGGTCATCGCGGAACTCGGCCCCGACTATCGGCACCTCACCTACGACGAGCGGGCTCGCGGCAGATCGAAGCGTTCAGCGGACTATTCCTTCGAGGTCGCCGTCCGGGATGTGGATGCCGTTCTCGCGGCCAGGGGGGTGGACCGGGCGCTGCTGGTGGGCTGGTCCTACGGGGCGGTCGTCGGAGCGCACTGGGTCGGCCGGAATCCGGACCGTGCCCTGGGCGCGGTCCTGGTTGACGGCGCTTTCCCGCACGACTGGCTCGACGAGGCCATGGAGCAGCGGATCCGGAAGCTGTTCCGGCGGATGGGCTGGTTCCTGCCGCTGCTGCGCCTGACGGGCCTGGCCCCGCGGATGACCGCCGAGCAGCAGGCCGACAGCAACATCGAGCTGGGCAGGCTCTCCCGCGAGCGCGAGCTGGGCCCGGTGCTGGACGGCATCACCGTCCCGACGCGGTACGTGGTCGCTTCGGGGACGTCCTTCGGAAGCCGCGGTGATGAGCAGGAACGGATACGCGCCAGCCTCGACGCGGTGACCGCCCGCAACCCGAACATCAAGGTGAGCGCGAAGGTCGCGAGCAACCACGGCGCCCTCCTGCGCAAGGACTTCCGTGCCATCGCCGAGGCCGTACGCGAGGTCGCCGCCCTCGGCCACGGGATGCGCTGAAGACGCGACCAGCGTCCTGAGCGAGGGGCTCTGCCGTGAGCGGCAGCCCGTGGCCGGTTGGGACGCTCGTTGGGCGGCGACGGCGGGTGATGGTGCGGGCCTACGGGCCGAGGGTCGGGGATCGATAACGGTGCGTCATGGCGTCGGCCCCTGCGCGGGCTTCTGCCCGTTCCGTCCTCACAAGTTGTAGTCGCCCTTTACATCGACTGATCTACATCCCTAGTGTCTCGGCCAATCGTCTGACATGATCACGGGGGTTGTCGATGGCTGGTTGGCGTTCGCCTGCGCGCGTTCTGCGGGCTCGGTCCGGCTCTTTACGGCGTTGGTTGGCTGTCACATTGGCCGCCACCACTACCGCCACGACGCTCGGGGTGGTGGCCGCCACCCCGGCCGCGGCCAGCGCGCCGAACAACAACACCTGCGTGGACGAGCAGCCGGACGCGGCGGCGGCTCGCCGGATGCTGGCGCTCTGTGGCCGGCGGGTGGAGGATCTCTCCGCGCGTACGGAGTGGTCACAGACGTTCCTGAACGTCGACGGGTCACAGACGTTGGAGCAGAGTATCGAGCCGACCCGGGTGCGTAAGGGCGGTTCGTGGGTTCCGGTGGACACGACGCTGAAGCTGACCGCCGACGGGATCGTCCCGCGGGCCACCGTCCTGCCGCTGGTCTTCTCCGCCAAGGGAAACGGGCCGTTCGCGCGGGTGCGGGACGGTTCCCGCGAGTTGGCCGTCTCCTGGCCCGGGACGCTGCCGGCACCGGTGTTGAACGGCTCCACGGCGACCTACCGGGATGTCCTGCCGGGGGTGGACCTCCAGGTCACCGCCCGACCGCTCGGGTTCTCCGAGGTGCTGGTCGTCCGGACGCGTGAGGCGGCGGCCAACCCGAAGCTGCAGTCGCTGCGCTTCGGGATCCAGACGAAGGGTGTGACGGTCGGCACGTCCGCCGGAGGCGGACTCGCCGCCCGCGACAGCAAGGGTGGCGCGGTCTTCGCCGCGCCGGCGCCGCTGATGTGGGATTCCTCGGCCTCCGAGGAGAAGGCGGGTGGGCCGGCCGAGCAGGACAAGCGGGAGCGGCCGGTCGCCCCGAAGCGTAAGCCGGCGGTGGCGGAGACACCCGCTGCCGCGGGTCGGGCCGATGGCGTCGCCCCCGGCAAGGAAGCGGCGCCGGAGCACGCTCGGCGCGCCGTGATGCCGGTGCGGGTCGACGGCGACACGATGACGCTGCTTCCGGACAAGGCGATGCTGGCCGACCAGGGCGCGAAGCTGCCGATCTACATCGATCCGTCCTGGACCGGCGGCATCTCGGGCAACGCGTGGACGTCGGTGTGGAGCAAGTACAAGTCGAGTTCGTTCTGGCAGGACTCGTCGGCGTTGACGAACGGCTCGACGAAGGGCTCGGCGGGTTCGGGGCGTACCGAGGACTGCTCGGGTTGCGCGGACCACATCATCCGTTCGCTGTTCCGGATGAACACCTCGACCGTGGCGGGCAAGCACATCCTGAGCGCGCAGTTCCGGGTGGAGCAGAAGTGGTCGTGGACGTGCAGCCCGAAGTCGAACGCGAAGTTGTGGATGACCGGCGCGATCTCGACGAGCACGACGTGGAACAACCAGCCGACCTGGTACAGCAGCTACACCTCGCAGACGCTCGGCAACCGCAAGTACGGGGCTGTGCACGGTTGTCTGGGTACCGGCACCATCGAGTTCAACGTCACGTCGATGGTGGCGCACGCGGCGGCGAACAAGTGGTCGACCCTGACGGTCGGGCTGCGGGCGGTCGACGAGGGCACGAAGGACCAGTGGAAGCGGTTCAACCACGCCTCGCCGAAGCTGGCGATCACGTACAACACCGACCCGAACGCGCCCGGCGACCGTAAGTCGGACGGCAAGGCGTGCGCGACGGGGACGTCGCGCCCGTACGTGCTGACCACCACGCCGATTCTGGCCGCGAAGCAGTCCGACCCGGACACCGCGCAGCAGTCGTTGACCACGTACTTCTACTGGTGGCCGGTGGGCGGTTCGCGTAACGAGACGGACAAGGTGTCGCAGGCGGCGGGCAACCCGTCGACGGTGTCGAAGGCGATCCCCTCCGGGAAGTTGACCGACGGTACGAGCTACGTGTGGCAGGCCCGGACGTGGGACGGTTCGCACTACGGCCCCTGGTCGGGCACGTGCG
This region includes:
- a CDS encoding alpha/beta fold hydrolase — encoded protein: MTKNSSNSKWTGMVPIDDTALAVTDTGGPGIPVVYLNGQFATQGYWRRVIAELGPDYRHLTYDERARGRSKRSADYSFEVAVRDVDAVLAARGVDRALLVGWSYGAVVGAHWVGRNPDRALGAVLVDGAFPHDWLDEAMEQRIRKLFRRMGWFLPLLRLTGLAPRMTAEQQADSNIELGRLSRERELGPVLDGITVPTRYVVASGTSFGSRGDEQERIRASLDAVTARNPNIKVSAKVASNHGALLRKDFRAIAEAVREVAALGHGMR
- a CDS encoding DUF4097 family beta strand repeat-containing protein codes for the protein MQKFDTPTPISAVLDIPAGRIQFIAADRVDTTVEVLPANPGKSRDLQAAEQTTVAYVDGVLRIHAPEPRNQLFGSSGSLEVTVQLPAGSRIEARAASTELRGVGRLGDVAFEGAYRQIKIDEAASVRLTATDGDVEVGRLNGPAEISTARGDIRIAEAVRGTVVLRTQSGDISVVAAAGVSAALDADTGYGRISNALKNDGTAELDIRATTAHGDITARSL